The proteins below are encoded in one region of Hordeum vulgare subsp. vulgare chromosome 3H, MorexV3_pseudomolecules_assembly, whole genome shotgun sequence:
- the LOC123441565 gene encoding tRNA-specific adenosine deaminase TAD1-like has translation MEPERKPLSLLELCFRSAVDNLRYMNSVDNLEMGLLKRILPHCTLEQLTHIESCTEMDLTGVTDVLWKRFFQREFGEADMNVAIKRMKESGVRYKWKKLFEEKTEKQKQVEQRMSAGLRNKYEAANAGFCIENNVVKVLGARLFCLSTKFPEPFKPNKPLFFEAPIPPKEFQQTSGDIPPLTCGYSICWDKSGVHEVILGTTGRKQGTSSKAASLPSTESLLCKIRLAEAFISLEHPLVTKFHHEKIAYRAIKDMACEYQQMLELLRKAPFFGRWRAKPGSVDSLIVLR, from the exons ATGGAGCCTGAAAGGAAGCCTCTGAGCTTGCTCGAGCTATGCTTCCGGAGCGCCGTCGACAACCTCAGGTACATGAACAGCGTGGACAACTTGGAGATGGGCCTGCTCAAGAGAATCCTGCCCCACTGCACCTTGGAGCAGCTGACCCACATCGAGAGCTGTACAGAG ATGGACCTTACCGGCGTCACTGATGTGTTGTGGAAGAGGTTCTTCCAGCGGGAATTCGGTGAGGCTGACATGAACGTTGCCATCAAGAGAATGAAGGAGAGCGGAGTGCGTTACAAGTGGAAGAAACTGTTCGAG GAAAAaacagaaaagcaaaagcaagtagaACAAAGAATGTCTGCGGGACTCAGAAACAAATATGAAGCAGCAAACGCTG GGTTTTGTATTGAAAATAATGTTGTAAAAGTTCTTGGTGCTCGTTTGTTCTGTCTATCTACAAAATTCCCTGAACCTTTCAAACCGAATAAG CCACTATTTTTTGAGGCACCTATTCCCCCTAAAGAGTTTCAACAGACTTCGGGAGATATACCCCCTTTGACATGCGG GTACTCAATATGCTGGGATAAATCTGGTGTGCATGAAGTTATTTTAGGAACAACTGGGAGGAAACAAGGCACATCTTCAAAGGCAGCATCCTTACCCTCCACCGAGTCATTGCTCTGCAA GATAAGATTGGCAGAGGCCTTCATATCACTTGAACATCCATTAGTCACAAAATTCCATCACGAGAAGATTGCTTATCGTGCAATTAAG GATATGGCTTGTGAGTATCAGCAGATGCTTGAGCTTCTTAGAAAGGCCCCATTTTTTGGCAGATGGCGTGCTAAGCCAGGATCCGTTGATTCGCTTATAGTTTTACGGTGA